Proteins from a single region of Streptomyces griseiscabiei:
- a CDS encoding acyl-CoA dehydrogenase family protein has translation MSFDPADPLGLDELLDPEDLAVRETVRRWAADRVLPYVAEWYEQGELPGIRELARELGSIGALGMSLRGYGCAGASAVQYGLACLELEAADSGIRSLVSVQGSLAMYAIHRFGGEEQKRTWLPRMASGEVIGCFGLTEPDHGSDPASMRTYAKRDGGDWVLTGRKMWITNGSVAGVAVVWARTDDGIRGFVVPTDTPGFSAPEIKHKWSLRASVTSELVLDDVRLPGDAVLPEVKGLKGPLSCLSHARYGIVWGSMGAARACFESAVEYAKTREQFGRPIGGFQLTQAKLADMAVELHKGILLAHHLGRRMDAGRLRPEQISFGKLNNVREAIEICRTARTILGANGISLEYPVMRHATNLESVLTYEGTVEMHQLVLGKALTGLDAFR, from the coding sequence ATGAGCTTCGACCCCGCTGATCCGCTCGGCCTCGACGAGCTGCTCGACCCCGAGGATCTCGCCGTACGGGAGACCGTGCGCAGATGGGCCGCGGACCGGGTGCTGCCGTATGTCGCCGAGTGGTACGAACAGGGCGAACTGCCCGGGATCCGTGAGCTGGCACGGGAGTTGGGGTCCATCGGGGCCCTCGGGATGTCGCTCCGGGGGTACGGCTGCGCGGGGGCGAGCGCGGTGCAGTACGGGCTCGCCTGTCTGGAGCTGGAGGCCGCCGACTCGGGCATCCGCTCGCTCGTGTCCGTGCAGGGCTCCCTCGCGATGTACGCCATCCACCGGTTCGGCGGCGAGGAGCAGAAGCGGACCTGGCTGCCGCGCATGGCCTCCGGCGAGGTCATCGGCTGCTTCGGTCTCACCGAGCCCGACCACGGGTCCGACCCCGCGTCGATGCGTACCTACGCCAAGCGGGACGGCGGCGACTGGGTGCTCACCGGACGGAAGATGTGGATCACCAACGGCTCCGTCGCCGGGGTCGCCGTCGTCTGGGCGCGGACCGACGACGGCATCCGGGGATTCGTCGTCCCCACGGACACCCCCGGGTTCTCCGCGCCGGAGATCAAGCACAAGTGGTCCCTGCGCGCCTCCGTCACCAGTGAACTCGTCCTGGACGACGTGCGGTTGCCCGGGGACGCCGTACTGCCGGAGGTCAAGGGGCTGAAAGGGCCCTTGAGTTGTCTCTCGCACGCCCGCTACGGAATCGTGTGGGGCTCGATGGGCGCGGCGCGCGCGTGTTTCGAGTCGGCCGTGGAATACGCGAAGACACGGGAGCAGTTCGGGAGGCCGATCGGTGGATTCCAGCTCACCCAGGCCAAACTCGCCGACATGGCGGTCGAGTTGCACAAGGGGATTCTGCTCGCCCACCATCTGGGGCGGCGGATGGACGCGGGACGGCTCCGTCCCGAACAGATCAGTTTCGGCAAGCTGAACAACGTACGGGAGGCGATCGAGATCTGCCGTACCGCCCGCACGATTCTCGGCGCGAACGGGATCTCCCTGGAGTACCCGGTGATGCGGCACGCGACGAATCTGGAGTCCGTGCTCACCTACGAGGGCACCGTCGAGATGCACCAGCTGGTCCTGGGCAAGGCGCTCACCGGTCTCGACGCCTTCCGGTGA
- a CDS encoding FAD/NAD(P)-binding protein has protein sequence MPSPSSSLPAPRSPRPSLVIVGAGPRGTGLVERLAANAGALYAGAGFDIHLVDPHAPGAGRIWRADQSPLLWMNSQAEDITMFTDESVRMEGPVREGPTLHEWAGLDGRTFSDRRTQGEYLRWVHDSAVAELPEGVTVHHHPRRALRIDGPREGRQQVWLEGRPRPLPADLVVLALGHLDAELDDEQRGLAEYARTHGLVHLPPDFTADSDLSALTPGEPVLVRGFGLAFVDLMVLLTEGRGGRYEGDPDDPDGELTYHPSGREPVLHVGSRRGVPYHSKIGYDLEGERPPLPRFFGPAEVDALLERAGRVGGLDFRRDVWPTVEKELGFAHYHRLFHAHPERTAMAWADFEEKYAAAGETGERAALVASAVPDAADRLDLAAVDRPLEGVRYGSYEEFQAGLRGHVEDDLRRRHDPSHSADLGVFFGLLSVYGQLIRLGDVGTWWHGFFSLLASGPPGPRLRQLLALSRAGLVHFVGADMEVAAGDGVFRASGATVPGVSVEARALVEARLPEPTVARVRDGLLRELYDAGDVVETAEGLVAVDPADGRVLDRAGRPHPRRFALGPYTNSRTPGAFTRPRTGGPAFRQNDATARAVLEFLRDLGCRAAA, from the coding sequence ATGCCGTCTCCCTCCTCTTCTCTTCCCGCCCCGCGTTCCCCGCGGCCGTCCCTGGTGATCGTCGGGGCCGGGCCGCGCGGTACCGGGCTCGTCGAACGGCTCGCCGCCAACGCCGGTGCGCTGTACGCGGGTGCGGGCTTCGACATCCATCTCGTCGATCCGCACGCACCGGGCGCCGGACGTATCTGGCGGGCGGACCAGTCGCCGCTGCTGTGGATGAACTCGCAGGCCGAGGACATCACCATGTTCACGGACGAGTCCGTGCGGATGGAGGGGCCCGTACGGGAGGGGCCCACCCTGCACGAGTGGGCGGGCCTCGACGGGCGGACCTTCTCGGACCGGCGGACACAGGGCGAGTATCTGCGCTGGGTGCACGACAGCGCCGTCGCCGAACTGCCCGAAGGGGTCACCGTCCACCATCACCCGCGGCGGGCGCTGCGGATCGACGGGCCGCGCGAAGGACGTCAGCAGGTGTGGCTGGAAGGGCGCCCGAGGCCCCTGCCCGCGGACCTCGTCGTCCTCGCGCTCGGTCATCTGGACGCCGAACTCGACGACGAACAGCGGGGGTTGGCGGAGTACGCCCGCACCCATGGGCTTGTGCATCTGCCGCCCGACTTCACCGCCGACAGCGACCTCTCCGCGCTGACCCCCGGGGAACCCGTGCTCGTGCGGGGCTTCGGGCTCGCCTTCGTCGACCTCATGGTGCTGCTGACGGAGGGGCGCGGCGGGCGGTACGAGGGGGACCCCGACGACCCCGACGGGGAACTGACGTACCACCCGTCCGGGCGGGAGCCGGTGCTCCACGTCGGCTCGCGGCGCGGGGTGCCCTACCACTCGAAGATCGGCTACGACCTGGAAGGGGAACGGCCGCCGCTGCCGAGGTTCTTCGGGCCGGCCGAGGTCGACGCACTGCTGGAACGGGCGGGCCGGGTCGGCGGGCTGGACTTCCGGCGGGATGTGTGGCCGACGGTGGAGAAGGAACTGGGGTTCGCCCACTACCACCGGCTGTTCCACGCCCACCCCGAACGGACCGCCATGGCCTGGGCGGACTTCGAGGAGAAGTACGCGGCGGCGGGGGAGACGGGGGAGCGGGCGGCGCTGGTGGCGTCGGCGGTCCCGGACGCGGCCGACCGGCTGGACCTCGCCGCGGTGGACCGGCCGTTGGAGGGGGTGCGGTACGGGTCGTACGAGGAGTTCCAGGCCGGGCTGCGCGGCCATGTCGAGGACGATCTGAGACGTCGTCACGATCCCTCGCACAGCGCCGACCTGGGGGTCTTCTTCGGACTGCTGTCCGTCTACGGGCAGTTGATCAGGCTCGGTGACGTCGGGACCTGGTGGCACGGGTTCTTCAGCCTTCTCGCCTCCGGACCGCCCGGACCCCGGCTGCGGCAGCTGCTCGCGCTGTCGCGGGCCGGCCTTGTGCACTTCGTCGGGGCGGACATGGAGGTGGCCGCCGGGGACGGTGTGTTCCGGGCGTCCGGTGCCACCGTGCCCGGGGTCTCGGTCGAGGCGCGGGCGCTGGTCGAGGCACGGTTGCCGGAGCCGACGGTGGCCCGGGTCCGGGACGGGCTGCTGCGGGAGCTGTACGACGCGGGGGACGTCGTCGAGACGGCGGAGGGGCTGGTCGCCGTGGACCCCGCGGACGGGCGGGTGCTGGACCGGGCCGGGCGCCCGCACCCCCGGCGGTTCGCCCTCGGGCCCTACACCAACAGCCGCACCCCGGGCGCCTTCACCCGTCCCCGCACCGGCGGGCCCGCCTTCCGTCAGAACGACGCGACGGCCCGGGCCGTACTGGAGTTCCTGCGCGACCTGGGGTGCCGCGCGGCCGCGTGA
- a CDS encoding DUF5685 family protein — protein MFGIVRPCSHRLGEGLRAQWMAHLCGLCLALRGDHGQFARIVTNYDGLLVSVLTEAQAERGTGGRRTAGPCPLRGMRTASVAEGGGARLAAAVSLVLASAKVRDHVADGDGVLARKPVARAARRVATNWGSAGARTGADIGFDTAVLVDAVDRQIGIEALAGPGTPLLTVTEPTETATAAAFAHTAVLAGRPGNAVPLAEAGRLFGRLAHLLDAVEDRAADAAAGAWNPLTATGTSTAEARRLADDALHGIRLALREAEFTDGALAHLLLVHELRRSVDRAFGTVPACASHQHGGAHQGGAHQHGQAPVPGPGNPYAGGAGDPYAGGGGNPFGGGGGGNPFGGGGGGGGGGFGGVPGPQPQPPRRRGFWAGCGMFTLLCCTCQMCCAKEYEGPWSRKKREGCCRDCDCCDACECCGCDC, from the coding sequence GTGTTCGGAATAGTGAGGCCCTGTAGCCATCGGCTCGGGGAGGGGCTGCGGGCCCAGTGGATGGCGCATCTGTGCGGACTCTGTCTCGCGCTGCGCGGAGATCACGGGCAGTTCGCCCGGATCGTCACCAACTATGACGGTTTGCTGGTCTCGGTGCTGACGGAGGCTCAGGCCGAGCGCGGCACGGGCGGGCGGCGCACCGCCGGACCCTGTCCGCTGCGCGGGATGCGCACCGCCTCCGTCGCCGAGGGCGGGGGCGCGCGGCTCGCCGCCGCCGTCTCGCTGGTGCTCGCCTCGGCCAAGGTGCGTGACCATGTGGCCGACGGGGACGGAGTGCTCGCGCGCAAGCCGGTCGCGCGCGCCGCGCGCCGGGTCGCGACGAACTGGGGGAGCGCGGGGGCGCGCACGGGAGCGGACATCGGGTTCGACACGGCGGTCCTGGTCGACGCCGTGGACCGGCAGATCGGCATCGAGGCGCTGGCCGGTCCCGGCACCCCGCTGCTGACGGTCACCGAACCGACCGAGACGGCGACCGCGGCGGCCTTCGCGCACACCGCGGTCCTGGCCGGACGGCCGGGGAACGCGGTACCGCTCGCCGAGGCCGGACGCCTCTTCGGACGGCTCGCCCATCTGCTGGACGCGGTGGAGGACCGGGCCGCCGACGCCGCCGCCGGCGCGTGGAATCCGCTGACCGCCACGGGCACCTCGACGGCCGAGGCCCGCCGGCTCGCCGACGACGCCCTGCACGGCATCCGGCTCGCCCTGCGCGAGGCCGAGTTCACGGACGGAGCGCTGGCCCATCTGCTGCTCGTGCACGAACTGCGCAGGTCGGTGGACCGGGCGTTCGGGACGGTACCGGCGTGCGCGAGCCATCAGCACGGCGGGGCGCATCAGGGCGGGGCGCACCAGCACGGTCAGGCGCCGGTGCCCGGGCCGGGCAATCCGTACGCGGGCGGCGCCGGTGATCCGTACGCCGGCGGCGGGGGGAACCCCTTCGGCGGGGGCGGCGGTGGGAACCCCTTCGGCGGTGGCGGTGGCGGCGGTGGCGGTGGCTTCGGCGGTGTGCCGGGGCCGCAGCCGCAGCCGCCCCGGCGTCGGGGGTTCTGGGCGGGGTGCGGGATGTTCACCCTGCTGTGCTGCACCTGCCAGATGTGCTGTGCGAAGGAGTACGAGGGTCCCTGGTCCCGGAAGAAGCGCGAGGGCTGCTGTCGGGACTGCGACTGCTGTGACGCGTGCGAGTGCTGCGGTTGCGACTGCTGA
- a CDS encoding cell division protein SepF yields the protein MGSVRKASAWLGLVDDNDDERYYDDDYADERESGSGEAWVTDPRVKVASESAQDHGRRIGTVTPDSFRDARHIGELFRDGVPVIMNLTNMDASDAKRVVDFAAGLIFGLRGSIERVSNRVFLLTPADTEIVSGEVASRPVDGFFNQS from the coding sequence ATGGGATCGGTGCGCAAGGCGAGTGCCTGGCTTGGCCTCGTCGACGACAACGACGACGAGCGTTACTACGACGACGACTACGCCGATGAGCGGGAGTCCGGCTCCGGCGAGGCCTGGGTCACCGACCCTCGTGTCAAGGTCGCGTCCGAGTCCGCGCAGGACCACGGCCGCCGGATCGGCACGGTCACGCCGGACAGCTTCCGTGACGCCCGGCACATCGGCGAGCTCTTCCGGGACGGCGTCCCGGTCATCATGAACCTCACGAACATGGACGCCTCCGACGCCAAGCGTGTCGTGGACTTCGCGGCCGGCCTGATCTTCGGTCTGCGCGGTTCGATCGAGCGGGTCTCCAACCGGGTGTTCCTGCTGACCCCCGCCGACACGGAGATCGTCAGCGGCGAGGTCGCGAGCCGTCCGGTGGACGGTTTCTTCAACCAGAGCTGA